In Candidatus Cybelea sp., a single window of DNA contains:
- a CDS encoding aldo/keto reductase family oxidoreductase — MRRHGAVGSFRLGGRSVKRLGYGAMQLAGPGVFGSPSDSDDALAVLREAVASGVNHIDTSDYYGPHVTNQLIREALHPYPEDLTIVTKIGGRRGEDGSWLPAMTPAGLTSAVHDNLRNLELDVLEVVNLRIMGRGHGPSEASIEEPLTALLELQAAGLIRHIGLSNVTAAQIEQGRRMAEIVCVQNNYNLAHREDDAIIDALAEDGIAYVPFFPLGGFTPLQSSTLSDVAERIGATPMQVALAWLLQRSPNILLIPGTSSLAHLRENLDAGEIKLSADDIAELDGIAGE; from the coding sequence ATGAGAAGACACGGCGCCGTTGGTTCGTTCCGACTCGGCGGCCGCTCCGTGAAGCGGCTGGGTTACGGCGCGATGCAGCTTGCCGGGCCGGGCGTGTTCGGGTCGCCGAGCGATTCCGACGACGCACTGGCCGTGCTGCGCGAAGCCGTCGCGAGCGGCGTCAACCATATCGACACCAGCGACTACTACGGCCCGCACGTCACCAATCAGCTGATCCGCGAAGCGCTGCATCCGTACCCTGAGGATCTGACGATCGTCACCAAGATCGGCGGCCGTCGCGGCGAGGACGGGTCGTGGCTCCCGGCGATGACGCCCGCCGGACTCACCAGCGCCGTGCACGACAACCTGCGCAATCTCGAACTCGACGTGCTGGAAGTCGTCAACCTGCGAATCATGGGCAGAGGCCATGGCCCGAGCGAAGCCTCGATCGAAGAGCCGCTGACGGCGCTGCTCGAACTTCAGGCGGCGGGGCTGATCCGGCATATCGGCTTGAGCAACGTCACCGCCGCGCAAATCGAGCAGGGGCGCAGGATGGCGGAGATCGTCTGCGTGCAGAACAATTACAATCTCGCCCATCGCGAGGACGATGCGATAATCGATGCGCTTGCTGAAGACGGCATCGCCTACGTGCCGTTCTTTCCGCTGGGTGGATTCACGCCGCTGCAGTCGTCGACGCTCTCCGATGTAGCGGAGCGAATCGGTGCGACGCCGATGCAGGTCGCCCTGGCGTGGCTGCTGCAGCGATCGCCGAACATTCTGCTGATTCCGGGAACGTCGTCGCTCGCGCACCTGCGCGAAAACCTCGACGCTGGGGAAATCAAGCTGTCGGCAGACGACATCGCCGAGCTCGACGGTATCGCCGGCGAGTAG
- a CDS encoding RES family NAD+ phosphorylase → MLEEADAARLPSLPSGWRSAVRSEATVEIGQRFIAEGAALAVAVPSAILLAGFNYLINPLHSRFAALKIAKTFEPFAFDERIFT, encoded by the coding sequence CTGCTCGAAGAGGCCGACGCCGCGCGGCTTCCCTCGCTGCCTTCAGGTTGGCGCAGCGCGGTGCGCTCGGAAGCGACGGTAGAGATTGGGCAACGATTCATCGCGGAGGGAGCGGCACTGGCGGTCGCCGTGCCGTCGGCAATCCTGCTTGCGGGGTTTAACTACCTCATCAACCCACTGCACAGTCGTTTCGCCGCCCTCAAAATCGCCAAGACCTTCGAGCCGTTTGCCTTCGACGAACGCATCTTTACGTAA
- a CDS encoding NADP-dependent oxidoreductase, giving the protein MPKAVQLSAYGGLERLKIVDVTKPEPKAGEIVVRVVAAGTNPGEIAIREGHLKDVFPSDFPSGQGTDFAGRIDSIGAGVTGFAVGDEVLGWSDERSAQAEYVASTPLRLIPKPPSLDWYRAGSLFVAATTAVAAVRAVALRPGDVVAVGGAAGGVGSLAVQLARRAGARVTGIASNDNADFLHSVGVEPVAYGDGLAERLHALSPRGFDAFIDLFGSGYVDLAVALGVAPERIETVIDFTAAEKYGTKADGSSTAASRETLASIANLIAWGELVMPLAAIYPFAAVKDAYTELARRKARGKIVLALDASVSEPLHPPRAEE; this is encoded by the coding sequence ATGCCGAAAGCCGTGCAGCTTTCCGCCTACGGCGGACTCGAACGACTCAAAATCGTGGATGTCACGAAGCCCGAACCGAAGGCGGGGGAGATCGTCGTACGCGTCGTCGCCGCGGGCACAAATCCGGGCGAGATCGCGATTCGCGAAGGTCATCTCAAGGATGTCTTTCCGAGCGACTTTCCGTCTGGTCAGGGGACGGATTTCGCGGGACGCATCGACTCGATCGGCGCGGGCGTCACCGGCTTTGCCGTAGGGGACGAGGTGCTCGGCTGGTCTGACGAACGTTCGGCGCAGGCCGAGTACGTCGCGAGCACGCCGTTGCGGCTCATCCCGAAGCCGCCGTCGCTCGACTGGTATCGCGCCGGAAGTCTGTTTGTCGCCGCGACGACCGCGGTGGCCGCTGTGCGCGCCGTCGCGTTGCGACCGGGCGACGTCGTGGCGGTGGGCGGCGCGGCCGGCGGCGTCGGCTCCTTGGCGGTCCAGCTCGCGCGGCGCGCGGGCGCGCGCGTCACCGGCATCGCAAGCAACGACAACGCGGACTTCCTGCATTCAGTCGGAGTCGAACCGGTCGCGTACGGCGATGGCCTCGCAGAACGCTTGCACGCCCTTTCGCCGAGGGGTTTCGATGCATTCATCGATCTCTTCGGCAGCGGCTATGTCGACCTGGCCGTCGCCCTAGGGGTCGCGCCCGAGCGCATCGAGACGGTCATCGACTTCACGGCGGCGGAAAAATACGGCACTAAGGCCGACGGTTCGTCGACGGCCGCCAGCCGCGAGACGCTCGCGTCGATTGCCAACCTCATCGCGTGGGGCGAGCTGGTCATGCCGCTCGCAGCGATCTATCCGTTCGCAGCCGTCAAGGACGCCTACACCGAACTCGCTCGTCGAAAAGCCCGCGGCAAAATTGTCCTTGCGCTCGATGCAAGCGTGTCTGAGCCGCTCCACCCGCCGCGTGCTGAAGAGTAA
- a CDS encoding antitoxin Xre-like helix-turn-helix domain-containing protein: protein MSSVKRGGARTLIRDLLRQGKPSDDAIIDAVGRGLPPSALDDLLDAGLSEDEVAGVIGFSVRTLHRKRDRGVRLDVAEGDRAVRLARILAEADLYIGARGRALHWLRAGNWSLGGRTPLELLATEPGVEMVRQVLATIAYGGVA from the coding sequence GTGTCATCTGTCAAGCGCGGGGGCGCGCGAACGCTCATTCGTGACCTTCTGCGCCAAGGGAAACCCAGTGATGATGCGATCATCGACGCGGTTGGCCGAGGTCTGCCCCCGTCGGCGCTCGACGACCTTCTCGATGCCGGGCTCTCCGAAGACGAGGTCGCCGGCGTAATCGGATTCTCCGTGCGCACGCTGCACCGCAAGCGCGATCGCGGCGTGCGGCTCGACGTCGCCGAAGGTGATCGCGCGGTCCGGCTGGCCAGGATTCTCGCCGAGGCCGACCTCTATATCGGTGCGCGAGGCCGCGCGCTGCACTGGCTGCGAGCAGGGAACTGGAGCCTCGGCGGCCGCACGCCGTTAGAATTGCTCGCCACCGAGCCGGGCGTGGAAATGGTACGCCAGGTCCTCGCCACGATCGCGTACGGCGGCGTTGCGTGA
- a CDS encoding RES family NAD+ phosphorylase translates to MRTHFCPTPASAFSGDGAAIAGGRWNRKGTRAVYASSSRSLAILEILASIDRSDAPADYAFAGALLEEANAVRLPSLPSGWRSAVRSEATVEIGQRFIAEGSALALAVPSAIVPAEFNYLINPLHSRFAAIKIAKAFEPFAFDERIFT, encoded by the coding sequence GTGCGCACGCACTTTTGCCCGACGCCGGCGTCGGCCTTTAGTGGAGACGGCGCGGCAATCGCCGGCGGCCGTTGGAATCGCAAAGGAACGCGCGCCGTCTATGCGTCATCCTCGAGATCGCTTGCGATCTTGGAGATTCTCGCGAGCATCGATCGTTCCGACGCACCTGCCGACTACGCATTTGCGGGCGCGCTGCTCGAAGAGGCCAACGCCGTGCGCCTTCCCTCGCTGCCCTCGGGCTGGCGCAGCGCTGTGCGCTCGGAAGCGACGGTAGAGATCGGGCAACGATTCATCGCGGAGGGATCCGCACTGGCGCTCGCCGTGCCGTCCGCAATCGTGCCTGCGGAATTTAACTACCTCATCAACCCCCTGCACAGCCGTTTCGCCGCCATCAAAATCGCCAAGGCCTTCGAACCGTTTGCCTTCGACGAGCGCATCTTCACGTGA
- the recQ gene encoding DNA helicase RecQ, with translation MTTAGGMTLDDALNHHFGYQTFLPLQREIAEATLAGRDALALLPTGGGKSLCYQLPALLEDGLTLVVSPLIALMKDQVDALEANGIPATFLNSSIDSVTAAQRLEGLDRGEYRLLYVAPERIVLSGFLAGLQRWNLRRIAVDEAHCISEWGHDFRPEYRRISSLRALHPEVPILALTATATQRVRDDIERFLELRSPERFVASFNRPNLRYSVFEKREAVGQLVAWAQARSTESGIVYAQSRDSVEQLARKLSASGISALPYHAGLSSRERSRNQELFIRDEVRVICATIAFGMGINKPNVRYVVHFDVPKNLEGYYQETGRAGRDGLPSECALFLSGGDAAKQRFFIRQIADDKERAQAERLLRQMLDFAATPLCRRAHLLQYFGEEQVAQNCGSCDNCLQPVEQIDGTLLAAKMLSCVYRVREHRGFSTGGHHVIDVLRGERSEKVLSWGHERLSTFGIGKDQSKEQWMAVLSELLRTGCIEEGEYRTVVLTEEGRRALKEQREFFFAMPRAVLKGKKRRGRKAAGETVTATGDEALFERLRALRKRLADEQGVPPYVIFSDATLREMAASQPSTLTAFRQIGGVGDVKLERYGDIFLEAIQRQGERTIPQDEAVRGQ, from the coding sequence GTGACGACGGCCGGCGGCATGACACTTGACGACGCGCTGAACCATCACTTCGGGTACCAAACGTTTCTGCCGCTGCAGCGCGAAATTGCCGAGGCAACCCTTGCCGGCCGCGACGCGCTCGCGCTGCTGCCGACCGGCGGCGGGAAATCGTTGTGCTATCAGTTACCCGCGCTTCTGGAAGACGGCTTGACGTTAGTCGTCTCGCCGTTGATCGCGCTGATGAAGGACCAGGTCGACGCCCTCGAGGCCAACGGGATCCCCGCGACGTTCCTTAACAGCTCGATCGACTCCGTCACGGCTGCGCAACGGCTGGAGGGGCTCGATCGCGGCGAGTACCGGCTGCTCTACGTCGCACCCGAGCGCATCGTTCTCTCCGGCTTTCTGGCCGGTTTGCAGCGCTGGAACCTCCGCCGCATTGCCGTCGACGAAGCGCACTGTATTAGCGAGTGGGGTCACGACTTTCGTCCGGAGTACCGCCGCATCTCCTCTTTACGCGCACTGCATCCGGAGGTTCCGATCCTCGCGCTCACCGCGACGGCCACCCAGCGCGTGCGCGACGACATCGAGCGTTTTCTCGAGCTGCGCAGCCCGGAGCGCTTCGTCGCGAGCTTCAACCGGCCCAACCTCCGCTACAGCGTCTTCGAGAAGCGCGAGGCCGTGGGTCAGCTGGTCGCCTGGGCGCAAGCGCGCTCGACCGAGAGTGGGATCGTCTACGCGCAGAGTCGCGACTCCGTCGAGCAGCTCGCGCGCAAGCTTTCGGCGAGCGGCATCTCGGCCTTGCCATACCACGCGGGCCTGTCGTCCCGAGAGCGATCGCGCAACCAAGAGCTCTTCATTCGCGACGAGGTCCGGGTGATCTGCGCGACCATCGCCTTCGGCATGGGCATCAATAAGCCCAACGTGCGCTATGTCGTCCACTTCGACGTTCCCAAGAACTTGGAGGGCTACTATCAGGAGACCGGGCGCGCCGGTCGCGACGGGCTGCCCAGCGAGTGCGCCTTGTTCTTGAGCGGTGGCGACGCTGCCAAGCAGCGATTCTTCATCCGCCAAATCGCCGACGACAAGGAGCGCGCTCAGGCAGAGCGTCTGCTGCGCCAAATGCTGGACTTCGCCGCAACCCCGCTCTGCCGCCGAGCGCATCTGCTGCAGTACTTCGGTGAAGAGCAGGTCGCGCAGAACTGCGGCAGCTGTGACAACTGCCTGCAGCCGGTCGAGCAGATCGATGGCACGCTGCTCGCCGCTAAGATGCTCTCCTGCGTCTACCGGGTACGCGAGCACCGGGGATTCTCGACCGGAGGGCATCACGTGATCGACGTCCTACGCGGTGAGCGCAGCGAAAAGGTACTCTCGTGGGGGCACGAGCGCTTGTCGACGTTCGGCATCGGAAAGGATCAGAGCAAAGAGCAGTGGATGGCCGTGCTCTCCGAGCTTCTGCGGACCGGCTGCATTGAGGAGGGCGAATACCGCACAGTCGTGCTAACAGAGGAGGGGCGACGTGCACTCAAAGAGCAGCGTGAGTTTTTCTTCGCGATGCCGCGGGCGGTCCTTAAGGGGAAGAAGCGCCGCGGCCGCAAAGCCGCTGGCGAAACCGTCACCGCGACCGGCGACGAAGCGCTATTCGAAAGGTTGCGCGCGCTGCGCAAGCGGTTGGCCGACGAACAGGGCGTTCCGCCCTATGTGATCTTCTCCGATGCCACGTTGCGCGAGATGGCGGCGAGCCAGCCATCGACGCTCACGGCCTTCCGGCAGATCGGCGGCGTCGGCGACGTCAAACTCGAACGCTACGGCGACATCTTCCTAGAGGCAATCCAAAGGCAGGGCGAACGCACGATTCCCCAGGACGAAGCCGTACGGGGGCAGTAA
- a CDS encoding DUF2442 domain-containing protein, which produces MNSTKARRPLTNVQIDAAYRRREKRLRAEPLATSVRFLPSRGAVLIEMNNGAALIIPRRLLQGLRAASPAQLRRARIDAKGTVVSWPELDADFTIVSLLHGVYGGKRWMSELARHAGESKSAAKATAARINGVKGGRPRKAI; this is translated from the coding sequence ATGAACTCGACAAAGGCTCGCCGGCCGCTCACGAATGTGCAGATTGATGCCGCCTATCGACGCCGCGAAAAGCGCCTACGCGCGGAGCCGCTTGCGACATCGGTGCGTTTCCTGCCCTCCCGAGGTGCAGTGCTCATCGAGATGAACAACGGCGCGGCGCTGATCATACCCCGGCGGCTTCTTCAGGGACTGCGCGCTGCGTCACCCGCACAGCTTCGGCGTGCACGCATTGACGCGAAGGGAACCGTCGTGAGCTGGCCCGAACTGGACGCCGACTTCACGATAGTGTCGCTGCTGCACGGGGTCTACGGAGGAAAGCGTTGGATGTCCGAACTTGCGCGACACGCCGGCGAAAGCAAATCTGCGGCGAAGGCCACGGCCGCCAGAATCAACGGAGTGAAAGGCGGTCGCCCGCGAAAGGCCATATAG